The following proteins come from a genomic window of bacterium:
- a CDS encoding S41 family peptidase, with protein MRTRVVAAIVGTVLLVAVAFGTGYRAGGRQYLGTAGQFGVLREIDRLVQTRYIDRRVTESQLADGAARGLLGAVGDPYTRFMDPAAFKEFQTSSFDGRFSGIGIIMDLKDGQVIVVSPIPGTPAARAGLLAGDRIVKIDGHATRDMALQRAVGLIRGPSGTVVHLSVARGKGTRDVAITRGVIQAPSVTGDEVLDAPTRTRLRALGVAYFRVVTFTETTGDEFVHAVNTALARSPRGVLLDLRSNGGGLVDSAIRVADEFVSHGPIVSTVDRDGRRTDENANGTARLHLPAVVLVNEFTASASEIVAGALQDDHLAMLVGTQTFGKGIVQTVFPLSDGSGVAITTYKYLTPSGRSIHHIGLTPDVKVGSRLEGKTPDEIRRIEAQQLTKAIEVLRSRMTGTPIPPGPGSHS; from the coding sequence CGGGTCGTCGCGGCGATCGTCGGCACCGTGCTCCTCGTGGCCGTCGCTTTCGGCACCGGCTACCGGGCCGGGGGGCGTCAATACCTCGGCACGGCCGGCCAGTTCGGCGTGCTCCGGGAGATCGATCGCCTCGTACAGACCCGGTACATCGACCGGCGCGTGACCGAGTCCCAGCTGGCCGATGGCGCCGCCCGTGGGTTGCTCGGAGCGGTGGGGGACCCCTACACGCGGTTTATGGACCCCGCGGCGTTCAAGGAGTTCCAGACGTCGAGCTTCGACGGACGATTTTCCGGAATCGGGATCATCATGGACCTCAAGGACGGGCAGGTCATCGTGGTGTCCCCAATCCCGGGCACCCCGGCGGCCCGTGCTGGCCTCCTGGCCGGGGACCGGATCGTCAAGATCGATGGGCACGCCACCCGCGACATGGCGCTGCAGCGGGCGGTTGGCCTGATCCGCGGGCCCAGCGGCACCGTCGTGCATCTGTCGGTGGCCCGCGGCAAGGGGACCCGGGACGTGGCCATCACCCGCGGCGTCATCCAGGCACCGAGCGTCACCGGCGATGAAGTGCTGGATGCCCCCACCCGGACCCGACTGCGGGCCTTGGGCGTCGCCTACTTCCGGGTGGTGACCTTCACGGAGACGACGGGCGATGAGTTCGTCCACGCGGTCAACACCGCGCTGGCGCGGTCCCCACGCGGCGTGCTGCTCGATCTCCGGAGCAACGGCGGCGGCCTCGTCGATTCGGCGATCCGCGTCGCGGACGAGTTCGTCAGCCACGGACCGATCGTCTCGACCGTGGACCGCGACGGCCGGCGCACCGACGAGAACGCCAACGGGACCGCTCGCCTCCACCTGCCCGCGGTCGTCCTCGTCAACGAGTTCACGGCGAGCGCCTCGGAGATCGTGGCCGGAGCGCTGCAGGATGATCACCTGGCGATGCTCGTGGGGACCCAGACGTTCGGGAAGGGGATCGTGCAGACCGTGTTTCCGCTGTCCGACGGCTCCGGCGTCGCGATCACGACCTACAAGTACCTCACCCCTTCCGGCCGTTCCATCCACCACATCGGGCTGACTCCCGATGTCAAGGTGGGGAGCCGGCTCGAGGGGAAGACCCCGGACGAGATCCGACGCATCGAAGCCCAGCAACTGACGAAGGCGATTGAAGTGCTCCGCAGCCGTATGACTGGGACCCCGATTCCGCCCGGTCCCGGATCTCACTCGTAG